A genomic stretch from Bernardetia sp. includes:
- a CDS encoding DNA cytosine methyltransferase encodes MKKNLVSLFSGCGGMDIGFEGGFKVLKEIINTKINKDWIEKEDDLYYHLKETIFETKLANDINEYAKKTWNDYFLAKKEIQKDKENEIFKVGSIVDIVKEFENGNTALFPQNAEIVTGGFPCQDFSVSGKRKGFNSHKDHNGKLIENNSDDDNIENTIPSEETRGKLYIWMKKVIEITKPKIFIAENVKGLTNLGEVEKIIQSDFADIDSNDGKKDGYLVLTKVLHSGMYGVPQSRERIFFIGFKKSALTKEALEELSKTTISERYTPYPIPTHRLNGEIHNSSLQDLMINFTKSKVVLKDLEEPENSTDISQKYYSKAKFMGVHCQGQKEVDLEKLAPTIRAEHHGNIEYRRLSKENGGKINEELEKGYKERRLTLRECARIQTFPDDYNFVIPKKGMKNRFEVSASVGYKLVGNAVPPLLAYHLAKKIESNWELYFGKEKVKSELKEIF; translated from the coding sequence ATGAAAAAAAATTTAGTTTCCCTCTTTTCTGGGTGTGGTGGAATGGATATTGGTTTTGAGGGAGGTTTTAAGGTTCTCAAAGAAATCATAAACACGAAAATAAATAAAGATTGGATTGAGAAAGAAGATGACTTATATTATCACCTTAAAGAAACCATTTTTGAAACAAAACTTGCAAATGACATTAATGAGTATGCAAAAAAGACTTGGAATGATTATTTTTTAGCGAAAAAAGAAATTCAAAAAGATAAGGAAAATGAAATTTTTAAAGTGGGTAGTATTGTCGATATTGTAAAGGAGTTTGAAAATGGAAATACAGCACTTTTTCCTCAAAATGCAGAAATTGTTACAGGTGGTTTTCCGTGTCAAGATTTTAGTGTTTCTGGAAAAAGAAAAGGATTCAATTCGCACAAAGACCATAATGGAAAATTGATCGAAAATAATTCAGATGATGATAATATAGAAAATACGATTCCTTCTGAAGAAACACGAGGTAAATTGTATATTTGGATGAAAAAAGTCATAGAAATTACAAAACCTAAAATTTTTATTGCTGAAAATGTCAAAGGACTTACTAATCTAGGAGAAGTAGAAAAGATAATTCAAAGTGATTTTGCAGACATTGATTCAAATGATGGAAAAAAAGATGGATATTTAGTACTTACAAAAGTTCTTCACTCGGGGATGTATGGCGTTCCACAGTCAAGAGAGCGTATATTTTTTATTGGGTTCAAAAAATCAGCTTTGACAAAAGAAGCCTTAGAAGAATTAAGTAAAACTACGATTTCAGAAAGATACACACCTTACCCAATTCCTACGCATCGTTTAAATGGCGAAATTCATAATTCTTCTTTACAAGATTTGATGATAAATTTCACTAAAAGCAAAGTTGTTTTGAAGGATTTGGAAGAACCTGAAAATAGTACAGATATATCCCAAAAATATTATTCAAAAGCTAAATTTATGGGTGTACACTGCCAAGGTCAGAAAGAAGTAGATTTAGAAAAACTTGCTCCTACTATTCGTGCAGAACATCACGGAAATATAGAGTACAGAAGGTTGAGTAAAGAAAATGGAGGAAAAATTAATGAAGAACTAGAAAAAGGTTACAAAGAGCGACGTTTGACACTTAGAGAATGTGCTAGAATTCAGACTTTTCCAGATGATTATAATTTTGTTATTCCAAAAAAAGGAATGAAAAATAGATTTGAAGTAAGTGCTTCGGTAGGCTATAAATTAGTAGGAAATGCTGTTCCTCCCCTTTTAGCCTATCATTTGGCTAAGAAAATTGAAAGTAATTGGGAGTTGTATTTTGGAAAAGAAAAAGTTAAAAGCGAACTCAAAGAAATATTTTAA
- a CDS encoding GNAT family N-acetyltransferase has translation MAISIKKLTPNSNFENSLIEEINDFLFKHLEQYGDPKADIRKAMEYSLSKEEGKGGYIFYATENEDGNDKIVGATVINETGMKDYIPENILVYIAVDGSQRGKGIGKKIMEEALSSVKGSVALHVEPDNPAKKLYERLGFTNKYLEMRWKNTNE, from the coding sequence ATGGCTATTTCCATAAAAAAACTTACTCCTAATTCTAATTTTGAAAACTCTCTTATAGAGGAAATCAATGATTTTCTCTTTAAGCATTTAGAACAATATGGCGACCCTAAAGCAGACATCAGAAAAGCAATGGAGTATTCGCTTTCAAAAGAAGAAGGAAAAGGAGGGTATATTTTTTATGCTACAGAAAACGAAGATGGTAATGATAAAATAGTAGGTGCAACTGTCATCAACGAAACTGGAATGAAAGATTACATTCCAGAAAATATCTTAGTTTATATTGCTGTGGATGGTTCACAGCGTGGAAAAGGAATCGGAAAAAAAATTATGGAAGAAGCCTTGAGTAGTGTAAAAGGCTCAGTTGCACTACACGTAGAGCCAGACAACCCAGCTAAAAAGCTTTATGAAAGACTAGGGTTTACTAATAAATACTTAGAAATGAGATGGAAAAACACGAATGAGTAG
- a CDS encoding choice-of-anchor D domain-containing protein → MYKNYIAGLVLSFLFLISQSAYSQFGDFSPTQNGTEPCATDNIHQRKLAQDPEYQTRFDKLQEDLRKYIANKQNSATERTEATVYQIPLVVHIVHTGEAQGVVVDGAVYNPTDATITSLVAGLNQHFRNQAPYNSATGADIEIEFVLAQRDPNCNSTNGIVRVDGSGVTNYDADGISTNFGVNPGANEEDVKALSRWSNTDYYNIWIVKKINGNNGTSGSFTAGYAYFPGAGADIDGTVMLASQLDPADITLAHEIGHALNLYHTFQGSTGSGNCPTNTDCTTDGDRICDTDPQDANHFQCSTNACGGTDVFLNYMSYSQCQEKFTNDQKTRMRAALETQRGGLISSLGGTAPSGSLPTAATCTTTSSTPHSAIGVGRVRFNTLDVSSVGSESEGAYVDRTCSQRTTVNAGDTYTLTVNGFSSNSHRVRAYIDYNNNGDFTDTGEEVLVSNSGSGDHTASVTIPATAVTGTPLRMRIVADFSSGGGTISSCSAGQYGQGEDYSVTVQSAATCSITAISAGTQTACVPASNTYTQEITVTYSNAPASGTLNVNGQTFAITSSPQTVTLTGLTADGNSVDVVAVFSADAGCTFTETNAFTAPASCTPTTPATALDFDGVNDFVDIDTPFTGFSSAITVEWWVRPVSLVVGASIGQALPNINDMNSNVWLMHKNSAANGGGIGFYVNDGGVWRIASASYTTGDWVHFAGVSDASGTKLYKNGILVDETTGIINGIIDSPNAHIQFGKDIRYISGRFDQMEIDEVRIWNIARSCSEIKANMNNELSGTETGLVAYYNFNQGTVGGDNTGVTTLNDLTSSNNDGTLNNFALTGTTSNWIDGTANGVSGTVPTPQAEINTQGNNTDIADGDATPNTVDDTDFGSVNTGSSITKTYTIQNTGGADLTVSSIVVGGTNNTEFVVSNITLPNTVSGSGNITFDVTFTPTATGIRTATITVNNDDCDEGVYDFAVQGNGTTAPTPTGKVLDFDGSNDYINTPVTANPNVGTIEYWFNTGSVNSAQIPFYFTNGVAAHDGYGDFSNFLEVNTGIENGEVRFFYQNGNNGSSSVFLNLVVALCPNTWYHYAATYDRNGFAKLYLNGALIAEEDMSLKTFQNHTPTTQHIGKPRANSRYADGLLDDMRIWNTVRTCEQIQSNMSNELVGNETGLVTYYNFNQGVAGGNNATITSLDDVTVSGNDGTLNNFNLNGSASNWLSTTNDIAGTTPTTPTQIDVLGNSVSITNGDITPDTSDDTDFGTVATSDTHTFTIRNTGGAKLYVYSIEVSGANASDFVLTGFDCTKQIIDTGNDVTFNIVFTPSAVGVRNATLTIRNSDCDASPYTFDLQGNKGSSGDVLIVETGIFYPTIQQAVDAALVGQTVKPTVARNYPENVVVDKNLTFTSDFTDYNNVNINQILVEDGN, encoded by the coding sequence ATGTACAAAAACTACATAGCAGGTCTTGTCTTATCATTTCTGTTCTTGATAAGTCAGAGTGCCTATTCGCAATTTGGAGATTTTTCTCCGACTCAAAATGGCACAGAACCTTGTGCCACAGACAATATTCATCAACGCAAACTAGCTCAAGACCCCGAATATCAAACTAGATTTGATAAACTTCAAGAAGATTTGCGTAAATACATCGCAAACAAACAAAACTCTGCTACCGAACGTACGGAAGCAACAGTATATCAGATTCCTCTAGTTGTTCATATTGTTCATACAGGAGAAGCTCAAGGAGTTGTAGTTGATGGTGCAGTATATAACCCTACTGATGCTACAATTACGAGTTTAGTAGCAGGACTAAATCAGCACTTTCGTAATCAAGCTCCTTATAATTCGGCTACTGGCGCAGATATAGAAATAGAGTTCGTATTGGCTCAAAGAGACCCTAATTGTAATTCCACAAATGGAATTGTAAGAGTAGATGGTTCTGGAGTTACCAATTATGATGCAGATGGTATTTCTACTAACTTTGGCGTAAATCCAGGTGCTAACGAAGAAGATGTTAAAGCCTTAAGTCGTTGGTCTAATACAGATTATTACAACATTTGGATAGTAAAAAAAATAAATGGGAATAATGGAACAAGTGGTTCTTTTACAGCAGGGTACGCCTATTTTCCAGGTGCAGGCGCAGATATAGATGGAACAGTAATGTTAGCCTCTCAATTAGACCCAGCAGATATTACTTTGGCACACGAAATAGGTCATGCTCTAAACCTTTATCATACTTTTCAAGGAAGTACAGGAAGTGGTAACTGTCCTACAAATACAGATTGTACTACAGATGGAGACCGAATTTGTGATACAGATCCTCAAGATGCCAATCACTTTCAGTGTTCTACAAATGCTTGTGGAGGAACAGATGTTTTTTTGAATTATATGTCTTACTCACAATGTCAAGAAAAGTTTACAAATGATCAAAAAACACGTATGCGTGCAGCTTTAGAGACACAAAGAGGGGGACTTATTTCTTCTTTAGGAGGCACTGCTCCTAGTGGTTCGCTACCTACAGCAGCTACTTGTACTACAACTTCTTCTACTCCACACTCAGCCATAGGAGTAGGTAGAGTTAGGTTTAATACACTAGATGTATCCTCAGTAGGTTCAGAAAGTGAAGGTGCTTATGTAGATAGAACCTGCTCACAAAGAACAACTGTAAATGCAGGAGATACCTATACGCTTACTGTAAATGGTTTTTCTTCTAATTCTCATCGTGTAAGAGCATATATAGATTATAATAACAATGGAGATTTTACAGATACAGGAGAAGAAGTATTAGTATCAAACTCAGGAAGTGGAGATCATACAGCTAGTGTTACAATTCCTGCAACTGCTGTAACAGGAACACCATTACGTATGAGGATAGTGGCTGATTTTTCATCTGGAGGTGGTACAATAAGTTCTTGTTCTGCTGGGCAATATGGACAAGGAGAAGATTATTCTGTTACAGTACAAAGTGCAGCAACGTGTTCTATTACAGCCATAAGTGCAGGAACTCAAACAGCTTGTGTTCCAGCTTCTAATACTTATACGCAAGAAATAACAGTTACATATTCAAATGCTCCTGCAAGTGGCACATTGAATGTCAATGGACAAACATTTGCTATCACTTCTAGCCCTCAAACAGTAACTCTTACAGGACTTACAGCCGATGGAAATTCAGTAGATGTAGTAGCTGTTTTCTCTGCTGATGCAGGTTGTACATTTACAGAAACCAATGCTTTCACTGCACCTGCAAGTTGTACGCCTACTACACCAGCAACTGCACTAGATTTTGATGGTGTTAATGATTTTGTAGACATTGATACACCTTTTACAGGTTTTAGTAGTGCTATTACAGTAGAATGGTGGGTTCGACCTGTCTCTTTAGTGGTGGGGGCTTCAATTGGACAAGCATTACCAAACATTAATGATATGAATTCTAATGTTTGGTTAATGCATAAAAACTCTGCTGCAAACGGAGGAGGAATAGGATTTTATGTCAATGATGGAGGTGTTTGGCGTATAGCATCTGCTAGTTATACTACAGGCGACTGGGTACATTTTGCTGGAGTATCTGATGCTTCAGGTACTAAATTATATAAAAATGGAATATTAGTGGATGAAACTACAGGTATTATTAACGGAATTATAGATTCTCCTAATGCACATATTCAATTTGGAAAAGATATACGCTATATTTCTGGGAGGTTTGACCAAATGGAGATAGATGAAGTTCGTATTTGGAATATAGCTAGAAGCTGTTCAGAGATAAAAGCAAACATGAATAATGAATTGAGTGGTACAGAAACAGGTCTTGTTGCTTATTATAATTTTAATCAAGGTACTGTTGGAGGAGATAATACAGGTGTTACAACACTAAATGATTTGACTTCTAGCAATAATGATGGTACTCTTAATAATTTTGCCCTTACAGGAACTACCTCTAATTGGATAGATGGAACAGCAAATGGAGTTAGTGGAACTGTACCAACACCACAAGCAGAAATTAATACTCAAGGTAATAACACAGATATAGCAGATGGTGATGCTACACCAAATACTGTAGATGATACTGACTTTGGAAGTGTAAACACAGGTTCTTCAATTACTAAAACTTATACTATCCAAAATACAGGAGGAGCAGACTTAACTGTTTCAAGTATAGTAGTTGGTGGAACAAATAACACTGAATTTGTAGTAAGTAATATTACTTTACCTAATACTGTCTCTGGAAGTGGAAATATAACCTTTGATGTAACATTTACTCCCACAGCTACAGGAATCAGAACAGCTACTATTACTGTAAACAACGATGACTGTGATGAAGGAGTTTACGATTTTGCTGTACAAGGAAATGGTACAACTGCTCCAACACCTACAGGTAAGGTATTAGATTTTGATGGTTCAAATGATTATATAAATACTCCTGTAACTGCAAATCCTAATGTAGGAACAATAGAATATTGGTTTAATACTGGAAGCGTAAATTCTGCTCAGATTCCTTTTTACTTTACCAATGGAGTTGCTGCTCATGATGGATATGGGGATTTTTCAAACTTTTTAGAGGTAAATACGGGTATAGAAAATGGAGAAGTACGATTTTTCTATCAAAATGGGAATAATGGCTCTAGTTCTGTGTTTCTGAATTTAGTTGTTGCTCTTTGTCCTAATACGTGGTATCATTATGCTGCTACCTATGATAGAAATGGTTTTGCTAAGCTATATTTGAATGGAGCTCTAATTGCTGAAGAAGATATGTCCTTAAAAACTTTCCAAAATCATACTCCGACTACACAGCATATTGGTAAACCAAGAGCTAATAGCCGATATGCCGATGGGTTGTTGGATGATATGCGTATTTGGAATACAGTTCGTACTTGTGAGCAAATTCAAAGTAATATGTCTAATGAACTTGTAGGTAATGAAACAGGCTTGGTTACCTACTATAATTTTAATCAAGGAGTGGCAGGAGGAAATAATGCTACTATCACTTCCTTAGATGATGTTACAGTATCTGGTAATGATGGCACATTAAATAACTTTAATCTTAATGGTAGTGCATCCAACTGGCTTTCTACTACTAATGATATAGCTGGCACTACACCAACAACACCTACTCAAATTGATGTTCTAGGTAACTCAGTTTCTATAACAAATGGAGATATAACACCTGATACAAGTGATGACACTGACTTTGGCACGGTTGCTACTTCAGATACTCATACTTTCACTATTCGTAATACAGGTGGTGCTAAACTATATGTATATTCTATTGAAGTTAGTGGTGCTAATGCGAGTGATTTTGTATTAACGGGTTTTGATTGTACGAAACAAATAATAGATACAGGAAATGATGTTACTTTCAATATAGTAT
- a CDS encoding polyprenyl synthetase family protein, producing MSNKTTIIPIFSLQEAQKALENHIKNLNTEGKPKDLYAPIEYIMSLGGKRMRPLLVLLGYSLYDSEWKNAVAPAIVTEVFHNFTLLHDDIMDNAPIRRGQPTAHEKWNENTALLSGDLMLIKTYQWFGAAIPSDKLPTILELFNKCAIGVCEGQQFDMEFESRNDVTIEEYLEMIKLKTAILLGFSLELGAILGGAKPFEAQQLREVGILAGIGFQLHDDILDVYANPETFGKRVGGDITENKKTYLMLTALQKEKEARSSALQKWINKTSFDEAEKVEAVTKIYNDLNIRTLTEEKMNEYFENAYNKLDELSVRHKNQKQVLKQFLLMIQERQK from the coding sequence ATGTCAAATAAAACTACTATCATTCCTATATTTTCTCTTCAAGAAGCCCAAAAAGCTCTTGAAAATCATATCAAAAATCTAAATACAGAAGGCAAGCCTAAAGATTTGTATGCTCCGATTGAGTATATTATGTCTTTGGGAGGAAAAAGAATGCGCCCTTTGCTTGTTTTGTTAGGCTATTCTTTATATGATTCAGAGTGGAAGAATGCAGTTGCTCCTGCTATCGTAACAGAGGTTTTTCATAATTTTACACTTCTTCACGATGATATTATGGATAATGCTCCCATTCGTAGAGGACAACCCACAGCCCACGAAAAATGGAACGAAAATACAGCTCTTTTGTCTGGTGATTTAATGCTTATCAAGACTTACCAATGGTTTGGAGCAGCTATTCCATCAGATAAACTACCAACTATTTTAGAGCTTTTCAACAAGTGTGCTATCGGAGTCTGTGAAGGTCAACAATTTGATATGGAATTTGAAAGCCGAAATGATGTAACCATAGAAGAATATTTGGAAATGATAAAGCTCAAAACAGCTATTTTATTGGGTTTTTCATTAGAGCTAGGAGCGATTTTAGGAGGAGCAAAACCTTTTGAAGCACAACAACTTAGAGAAGTAGGGATTTTGGCAGGAATTGGTTTTCAACTTCATGATGATATTTTGGATGTTTACGCCAATCCAGAAACATTTGGCAAACGAGTAGGAGGGGATATTACAGAAAACAAAAAAACCTATTTGATGCTAACAGCTTTACAAAAAGAAAAAGAAGCAAGAAGTTCTGCCCTGCAAAAATGGATAAATAAAACTAGTTTTGATGAAGCAGAAAAAGTAGAAGCCGTTACAAAAATTTATAATGACTTAAATATTCGAACTCTGACAGAAGAAAAAATGAATGAATATTTTGAAAATGCTTATAACAAATTGGATGAGCTTTCTGTCAGACATAAAAATCAAAAACAAGTTTTGAAGCAGTTTTTGCTGATGATACAAGAAAGACAAAAGTAA